From a single Adhaeribacter swui genomic region:
- the gmd gene encoding GDP-mannose 4,6-dehydratase, which produces MKKALITGITGQDGAYLADLLLEKGYEVHGIKRRSSLFNTDRIDHLYQDPHEENIRFKLHYGDLSDSTNIIRIIQQVQPDEIYNLGAMSHVKVSFDTPEYTANADGIGTLRILEAVRLLGLTEKTKIYQASTSELYGLVQAVPQSETTPFYPRSPYAVAKLYAYWITVNYREAYNMYACNGILFNHESPLRGETFVTRKITRGAAKIAMGLQDKLFLGNLDARRDWGHAKDYVEAMYLILQQEKPEDYVIATGVTTTVRDFVKMAFAEAGIQLEFTGEGVHEKGIVKSCTNPDYILETGKEIVAVDPRYFRPTEVDLLIGDPTKSMTQLGWQPKYDLPALVKEMMEADLNHFAQEKMLQEAGYRVKNQFE; this is translated from the coding sequence ATGAAAAAGGCCTTAATTACAGGTATTACGGGTCAGGATGGAGCTTATTTAGCTGATCTGCTATTAGAAAAAGGGTACGAGGTACACGGTATCAAACGCAGGAGTTCCTTATTCAACACCGATCGCATTGACCATTTGTACCAGGATCCGCACGAAGAAAATATACGCTTTAAGTTGCATTACGGCGATTTAAGCGACTCTACCAATATCATCCGAATCATACAGCAGGTACAACCGGATGAGATCTATAACCTGGGAGCTATGAGCCATGTGAAAGTAAGCTTCGATACGCCGGAGTATACCGCTAATGCCGATGGCATCGGCACGCTACGGATTTTAGAGGCGGTACGATTATTAGGTTTAACCGAAAAAACCAAAATTTACCAGGCTTCTACTTCGGAGTTATACGGTTTAGTACAGGCCGTACCTCAATCCGAAACAACACCTTTTTACCCCCGTTCCCCTTACGCCGTTGCGAAACTATATGCCTATTGGATAACGGTAAACTACCGGGAAGCTTACAACATGTATGCTTGTAATGGCATTCTGTTTAACCATGAAAGCCCCTTAAGAGGCGAAACTTTTGTAACCCGCAAAATTACCCGGGGAGCGGCTAAAATTGCCATGGGTTTACAAGATAAGCTGTTCCTGGGCAACCTGGACGCCCGCCGGGATTGGGGTCACGCCAAAGATTACGTAGAAGCCATGTATTTGATATTACAGCAAGAAAAACCGGAAGATTACGTCATTGCCACCGGGGTTACCACTACCGTACGGGATTTTGTAAAAATGGCTTTTGCCGAAGCCGGCATTCAGTTGGAGTTTACCGGGGAAGGTGTACATGAAAAAGGCATTGTCAAGTCCTGCACCAATCCGGATTATATCTTAGAAACCGGAAAAGAAATAGTTGCCGTTGATCCGCGTTACTTCCGGCCAACAGAGGTAGACTTGCTTATCGGTGACCCTACTAAATCCATGACCCAATTAGGCTGGCAACCTAAATACGATTTACCCGCATTAGTAAAAGAAATGATGGAAGCCGACCTAAACCATTTTGCCCAGGAAAAGATGCTACAGGAAGCAGGCTATCGCGTAAAGAACCAATTTGAATAA
- a CDS encoding L-dopachrome tautomerase-related protein — protein MEVHNTSLELLFADDTYQLTGVAISRDGRLFTNYPLWPGPYKYSVVEVLPDNQVKPYPNEEMNNWQPGDDGKNKWVCVQAVYIDADNFLWVVDPACPNMEQVYERSYKLVKFNLATDTIERVYTFEGVLSDKSYINDVRVDTQRQIAYLTNSNEGGLVVVDLQTGKARQLLQNHYSVKQDPEFTLLVDGKEFKKQGEPVHIHSDGIALSPDGEWLYYKPLTDNKLYRISTECLRNPDLSETELGTHVQDLGRFTTTDGMIFDPDGNLYLGDYQNYAMVQITPDLEMKTIMKDDRLIWPDSYSLSSDGHLYISCSQINKQPDYNEGQNKRTSPYTIYRMPLP, from the coding sequence ATGGAAGTTCATAATACCAGTCTGGAGCTTTTATTCGCCGACGACACTTACCAGCTTACCGGAGTAGCCATTTCCCGCGATGGCCGATTATTTACCAATTACCCCTTGTGGCCCGGCCCGTATAAATACAGCGTAGTAGAAGTGCTCCCGGATAATCAGGTAAAACCTTACCCCAACGAAGAAATGAACAACTGGCAACCCGGCGACGATGGTAAAAACAAGTGGGTTTGCGTGCAAGCCGTGTACATTGATGCTGATAATTTTCTGTGGGTAGTTGACCCGGCCTGCCCGAACATGGAGCAGGTGTACGAGCGAAGTTATAAACTGGTAAAGTTTAACCTGGCCACCGATACCATTGAACGCGTTTATACTTTTGAAGGCGTACTCAGCGATAAAAGCTACATTAACGATGTGCGGGTAGATACGCAAAGGCAAATAGCCTATTTAACAAATTCCAACGAAGGCGGCCTGGTAGTGGTAGATTTACAAACCGGAAAAGCGCGGCAACTCTTGCAAAACCATTACTCTGTAAAACAAGATCCGGAGTTTACTTTACTGGTAGATGGCAAAGAATTTAAAAAACAAGGCGAACCCGTGCACATTCACTCCGATGGCATTGCCCTTTCGCCGGATGGTGAATGGCTGTACTACAAACCGTTAACGGATAATAAATTGTACCGCATTTCAACAGAATGCTTGCGCAACCCCGACCTGAGCGAAACAGAATTGGGAACTCACGTGCAAGACCTCGGCCGCTTTACCACTACCGACGGCATGATCTTTGACCCGGACGGCAATTTATATCTCGGCGATTATCAAAATTACGCGATGGTACAAATAACTCCTGATCTGGAAATGAAAACCATTATGAAAGACGACCGGCTCATCTGGCCCGATAGTTACTCGCTCTCCTCGGACGGGCACTTGTACATTAGTTGTTCCCAAATCAACAAACAACCAGACTACAACGAAGGCCAAAATAAACGCACCTCGCCCTACACCATTTACCGCATGCCGCTGCCGTAG
- a CDS encoding undecaprenyl-phosphate glucose phosphotransferase, translated as MTQKYNTYFKWVNLFIDYLILNGALLFAVALDSNIPLASPISEGYKLEFLLLNLCWFYCARLFGLYSNILNRSALSTMKATILALVVYVMVIYVLNLAFPSLVLTFSSLSFFQVLFAILLPTWKFYFLALRRANRKFGVDCTQVVVLGASRAGVEISKFFNSNPQLGYKVEGIFDDTAAGVVDGQTILGTVADCFNYMKATGISEVYCALPNKEVCRIKALMQEADKQMVRFRVMPDINDFIELNVYTGKNGKFPVLAPRVEPLENKFNEIRKRLFDVSFSLLVVVFLLSWLIPLLGLIIKWNSAGPVFFKQLRSGKDNKPFFCFKFRTMTVNAEADNKQTQKNDARVTKVGAFLRKTSIDELPQFINVLLGDMSVVGPRPHMLKHTEDYSVLIDKYMVRQFLTPGITGWAQVNGFRGETKETEAMSKRVEADLWYLENWSLLLDIRIVFLTIWQAIKGNENAY; from the coding sequence ATGACACAGAAATACAACACTTATTTTAAATGGGTTAACCTATTTATTGATTATTTAATCTTGAATGGCGCACTTCTGTTTGCTGTTGCTCTAGATAGTAATATTCCTCTGGCAAGTCCAATTTCTGAAGGTTATAAACTGGAATTTTTATTATTAAACTTGTGCTGGTTTTACTGTGCTAGATTATTTGGGTTGTATAGTAATATTTTAAATCGGAGTGCCCTTTCTACCATGAAGGCTACTATTTTAGCTTTAGTAGTATATGTTATGGTTATTTATGTACTAAATCTTGCTTTTCCTTCTCTAGTTCTAACTTTTTCTTCATTATCTTTTTTTCAGGTATTATTTGCCATTTTATTACCTACCTGGAAGTTTTACTTTCTGGCTTTAAGAAGAGCTAACCGCAAATTTGGGGTAGATTGTACGCAAGTGGTTGTTTTGGGGGCTAGCCGGGCGGGGGTAGAGATAAGCAAATTTTTTAATTCTAATCCGCAGTTAGGTTATAAAGTAGAAGGTATTTTTGATGATACGGCTGCGGGAGTAGTTGATGGGCAAACTATTTTGGGTACGGTAGCGGATTGTTTTAATTACATGAAAGCTACAGGTATATCGGAGGTTTATTGTGCGTTGCCCAATAAAGAAGTTTGCCGGATAAAAGCATTAATGCAAGAGGCCGACAAGCAAATGGTGCGTTTTAGAGTAATGCCCGATATTAATGACTTTATTGAACTTAATGTGTATACGGGTAAAAACGGGAAATTTCCGGTGCTGGCCCCGCGTGTTGAGCCTCTGGAGAACAAGTTTAATGAAATCCGGAAACGTTTATTTGATGTTTCTTTTTCGTTGTTAGTTGTGGTTTTTTTACTGAGTTGGTTAATTCCTTTGTTGGGTTTAATTATTAAATGGAATTCAGCAGGGCCGGTTTTCTTTAAGCAGTTACGTTCGGGGAAAGATAATAAGCCTTTTTTCTGTTTTAAGTTTAGAACCATGACGGTAAATGCGGAAGCTGATAATAAACAAACGCAGAAAAATGACGCCCGGGTAACGAAAGTAGGTGCCTTTCTCCGGAAGACCAGTATAGATGAGTTGCCGCAATTTATTAACGTATTGTTAGGGGATATGTCGGTAGTAGGTCCGCGGCCGCACATGCTGAAACATACCGAAGATTATTCTGTATTAATCGACAAATACATGGTGCGCCAGTTTTTAACTCCCGGTATTACGGGCTGGGCTCAGGTAAACGGCTTTAGAGGCGAAACCAAAGAAACTGAAGCCATGTCGAAGCGGGTGGAAGCGGATCTTTGGTATCTGGAGAATTGGTCTTTATTGCTGGATATTAGAATTGTGTTTTTAACAATATGGCAGGCAATTAAAGGAAACGAAAACGCGTATTAG
- the fcl gene encoding GDP-L-fucose synthase yields MQPNNKIYIAGHRGMVGSAILRKLEKEGYFNIITSTSTEVDLRNQVQVNDFIATHQPDYVFLAAAKVGGIVANNTYPAEFLYDNLMIQSNVIHAAYLNKVKKLLFLGSSCIYPKLAPQPLKEEYLLTGELEPTNEAYAIAKIAGIKLCDAYRTQYGCNFISVMPTNLYGPNDNYDLQNSHVLPALLRKIITAKEENAPSVTIWGTGKPMREFLHVDDLADACFYLMQNYNEPGLVNIGVGEDISILDLARLIQKIVGYEGEIKTDTSKPDGTPRKLMDVSKLNNFGWKAKISLEEGIRKVYEEVKGNW; encoded by the coding sequence ATGCAACCTAACAATAAAATTTATATAGCCGGCCACCGAGGCATGGTTGGCTCCGCTATACTCCGGAAATTAGAAAAAGAAGGTTATTTCAATATCATTACCAGCACCTCTACAGAGGTAGATCTCCGCAACCAGGTACAGGTTAATGATTTTATTGCTACGCATCAACCAGATTATGTTTTTCTGGCAGCGGCCAAAGTGGGCGGTATTGTGGCAAATAATACTTACCCGGCAGAATTTCTGTACGATAATCTCATGATCCAAAGCAACGTAATACACGCTGCTTATTTAAATAAAGTTAAAAAGCTGCTGTTTTTAGGCTCATCTTGTATTTACCCGAAATTAGCACCCCAGCCTTTAAAAGAAGAGTACTTATTAACCGGCGAACTAGAACCCACCAACGAAGCATATGCCATTGCCAAAATAGCTGGTATTAAATTGTGCGATGCCTATCGTACCCAATACGGTTGTAACTTTATTTCGGTAATGCCGACTAATCTGTATGGTCCTAATGATAATTACGACCTGCAAAACTCACACGTATTACCCGCATTGTTGCGCAAGATTATTACAGCTAAAGAAGAAAATGCTCCATCAGTAACTATTTGGGGCACTGGTAAACCCATGCGGGAGTTTTTGCACGTAGATGATCTGGCAGATGCCTGTTTTTATCTCATGCAAAATTATAATGAACCCGGTTTGGTTAACATAGGCGTGGGAGAAGATATTTCTATTCTGGATTTAGCCCGGCTTATTCAGAAGATAGTAGGCTATGAAGGTGAAATTAAAACAGATACTAGTAAGCCTGATGGTACACCCCGCAAATTAATGGATGTATCTAAATTAAATAATTTTGGATGGAAAGCTAAAATCTCTTTAGAAGAAG